A region from the Pelobates fuscus isolate aPelFus1 chromosome 1, aPelFus1.pri, whole genome shotgun sequence genome encodes:
- the LOC134586343 gene encoding butyrophilin-like protein 8 encodes MERLFQIQILFLLLFIPGFKSEDGAVEVNTHLYGSVTLPCTFHFVSGPEDLFVSCAHRSSSNGNAKVVHSYKYGQDNLKDQDIQFRGRTEMSPDLARGTLKLTLNDVGFADEGFYTCAAANKKGSGNMLFRISIDRLHAEDPLVVTLVSNGKTQLRCSSTGLFKEPRVEWQDGNGEDLTKNAKLTKKNELPDGNLLVESVLDIDVQPNVHYFCRVKEGRLNRSARAVLSDGKETVKITDEF; translated from the exons ATGGAGCGTTTGTTCCAG ATTCAAATACTTTTTCTTTTGCTGTTTATTCCTGGCTTTAAATCTGAAG ATGGTGCAGTGGAAGTGAACACACACCTGTATGGATCGGTGACTCTGCCGTGTACATTCCACTTTGTCTCTGGCCCAGAGGACCTGTTCGTCTCTTGTGCTCATAGAAGCTCCTCAAATGGAAATGCCAAAGTGGTTCACAGCTATAAATATGGGCAAGACAATTTAAAAGATCAAGATATTCAGTTCAGAGGACGCACTGAGATGTCTCCTGACTTGGCCAGAGGCACCCTGAAACTGACCCTGAATGACGTGGGCTTTGCTGATGAAGGATTCTACACCTGTGCAGCAGCTAATAAAAAGGGGAGTGGAAATATGCTATTCAGAATATCTATTGACA GATTACATGCTGAGGATCCACTTGTTGTAACACTTGTTTCCAATGGCAAGACACAGCTGCGATGTTCCTCCACCGGATTGTTTAAAGAACCCCGTGTTGAGTGGCAGGATGGAAATGGGGAAGATTTAACCAAAAATGCAAAGCTTACTAAAAAGAACGAACTTCCTGACGGGAACCTGTTGGTGGAATCTGTGTTGGACATCGATGTGCAGCCAAATGTTCACTATTTCTGCCGTGTCAAGGAAGGGAGGCTGAATCGATCTGCCCGAGCTGTGTTGTCAG ATGGAAAAGAGACCGTTAAAATCACCGATGAGTTCTAA